In the genome of Quercus robur chromosome 3, dhQueRobu3.1, whole genome shotgun sequence, one region contains:
- the LOC126717589 gene encoding rubisco accumulation factor 1.1, chloroplastic translates to MLSVTVNPLKPPFSSAFLNPLNNHSLHSPLPKTSLKPISAVFSPSGQSQQQPQYQNQNQQQQQQLYRPFRPPPSTPLTSQFHSLDTANRLEILANRLGLWFEYAPLIPALTREGFTPSSLEEATGISGVEQNRLVVAAQVRDSLVQSTSNDPELLASFDLGGAELLYEIRLLSAQQRAAAARYIVDNKLDAKGAQDLARAMKDFPRRRGDKGWDSFDYGIAGDCLSFMYYRQSREHTNPSEERTSALELALEVAKSEKAKNRVLEELKGANEGKGGEEGIESGVRVPVVRLKIGEVAEASRVVVLPVCRDEEREIGVLDAPRECRSEGEFGVVAAEKGWKRWVVLPAWEPVAGLGNGGVVVSFVDARVLPWKANRWYNEEAILVVADRSRKEVAADDGFYLVAIDSNGEGLKVERGSALKEKGVTESLGTVVLVVRPPREETDDQLADEDWE, encoded by the coding sequence ATGCTCTCTGTAACCGTAAACCCCCTGAAACCCCCATTCTCCTCCGCCTTCCTCAACCCTCTCAACAACCACTCCCTCCACTCTCCTCTCCCTAAAACCTCCCTTAAACCCATCTCAGCCGTTTTCTCCCCATCTGGCCAATCCCAACAACAACCCCaataccaaaaccaaaaccaacaacaacaacaacaactctATCGACCCTTCAGGCCACCCCCCTCTACCCCCCTCACCTCCCAATTCCACTCCCTCGACACCGCCAACCGCCTCGAAATCCTCGCCAACCGCCTCGGCCTATGGTTCGAGTACGCCCCACTAATCCCCGCCCTCACCCGGGAAGGCTTCACCCCTTCTTCCCTCGAAGAAGCCACCGGCATTTCCGGCGTCGAACAGAACAGGTTAGTGGTCGCTGCTCAGGTTCGAGACTCTCTCGTGCAGTCCACTTCCAACGACCCTGAATTGCTCGCTTCGTTCGACCTCGGCGGTGCCGAATTGCTGTACGAAATTCGCCTCCTTAGTGCCCAGCAGCGTGCGGCCGCGGCGCGTTACATcgttgataataagcttgatgCTAAGGGTGCTCAAGACCTCGCTCGAGCGATGAAGGACTTCCCTCGCAGACGGGGCGATAAAGGGTGGGACAGTTTTGATTACGGTATTGCAGGTGACTGTCTTTCGTTTATGTATTATAGACAGAGTAGGGAACATACGAACCCGTCTGAGGAGAGAACTTCTGCTTTAGAATTGGCATTGGAAGTTGCTAAGAGTGAGAAAGCTAAGAACAGGGTGTTGGAAGAGTTGAAAGGGGCGAATGAAGGGAAAGGAGGGGAAGAGGGTATCGAGAGTGGGGTTCGGGTTCCGGTTGTCAGGTTGAAGATTGGTGAAGTGGCGGAGGCGAGTAGGGTGGTGGTGTTGCCGGTTTGTAGAGATGAGGAGAGGGAAATTGGGGTTTTGGATGCACCGAGGGAGTGTAGGAGTGAAGGGGAGTTTGGTGTGGTGGCGGCGGAAAAAGGGTGGAAGAGGTGGGTGGTTTTGCCGGCGTGGGAGCCCGTGGCCGGGTTAGGAAATGGGGGAGTTGTTGTGTCGTTTGTGGATGCGAGGGTATTGCCTTGGAAGGCGAATAGGTGGTATAATGAGGAGGCTATATTGGTGGTGGCTGATAGGAGTAGGAAGGAGGTGGCTGCAGATGATGGGTTTTATTTGGTGGCAATTGATAGTAATGGTGAGGGCTTGAAGGTTGAAAGAGGGTCGGCATTGAAGGAAAAGGGTGTGACGGAGAGTTTAGGGACTGTGGTGTTGGTGGTTAGGCCACCAAGAGAAGAGACTGATGATCAATTGGCTGATGAAGATTGGGAGTGA
- the LOC126717590 gene encoding peptidyl-prolyl cis-trans isomerase CYP19-3, whose translation MSNPKVFFDILIGKMKAGRVVMELFADVTPKTAENFRALCTGEKGIGRSGKPLHYKGSGFHRIIPNFMCQGGDFTKGNGTGGESIYGLKFEDENFKLKHTGPGILSMANAGPNTNGSQFFICTEKTQWLDGKHVVFGKVVDGYSVVKEMEKVGSDGGTTRERVVIEDCGQITEN comes from the coding sequence ATGTCAAATCCAAAGGTTTTCTTTGACATTCTGATTGGAAAGATGAAAGCTGGACGAGTTGTAATGGAGCTATTTGCTGATGTTACACCTAAAACTGCTGAAAATTTTCGTGCACTTTGCACAGGGGAGAAGGGGATTGGGAGATCTGGGAAGCCATTACATTACAAGGGCTCGGGATTTCACCGCATAATCCCAAACTTCATGTGTCAGGGAGGGGATTTCACAAAGGGAAATGGTACTGGAGGAGAGTCCATTTATGGCCTGAAATTTGAGGATGAGAACTTCAAGTTGAAGCATACAGGGCCAGGAATTTTATCAATGGCTAATGCTGGACCAAACACCAATGGCTCTCAGTTCTTTATCTGCACTGAGAAGACCCAATGGCTTGATGGGAAGCATGTTGTGTTTGGTAAAGTTGTGGATGGCTACAGTGTGGTTAAGGAAATGGAGAAGGTGGGATCGGACGGTGGGACTACTAGGGAGCGGGTTGTAATTGAAGATTGTGGTCAGATTACAGAGAATTGA